A stretch of DNA from Myxococcales bacterium:
TCGATGATGTCGCCGTTGCCGTCTCGCCGAGGAACCTGAATGGGTTCGCCATTCACATCCACCTCCACTGAGCCGGAAAACAGACGGCGAACCGCAAGCGTGTTTCTTTCGAGTGCCTCGATCAGTTTATCCTTGTCGAGGGTGAGCTTCCCGCCTTCCTTGAATTCAAGACCAATGGCTGCGGCGCTGGTAAAGGGGTTGTTGGGGGCGGATGTAAAATTGAAGCGCCGGCCAATCGCGTTGAGAAGCCTCGCCTTAATGGTCCTGAGGGTCGAGTCGTTGCCCAAGGGACCGTTTCTCTTGGTCGCTTTGTCTACCTTCTGTTGATTATTGATGAAGGTCATGACATCGTTGAATTTTGAGATGAAACTTTTGATTGTGGTTGCGATGGCCTCATCGTCTACGTCGATGTCCAACGAGACCTTCTCATAGATCGGATCGATGCTTGGATCCGCAGTCACTTCTGCGAGATTTTCGATCTCGCTCAACCCTTTCAATTCGAAGGTCAACCCCGCGAGTACATCGGTGATGGTATTCGAATTTCGGGTAAGGCTGAGCCCACTGACGGTGAACTCTGCATTGGTCGCGGCGTGGGTTAGACTTGCGTCCACCGAGATTGCGGTACCGCTCAGGGTGAAGTCCGCTTCTTCGCCTTCGTTGTTACCAGTAAGAACCAACCGAAACTCATCATCGGCGATCTGTACGATTTCGGCGGTGATGTTGTCCTCGTTATTGACATCCGAATTGATCAGAGCCTTGAGCGCAGCCAGCGTAATTCCGTCCTGGCCAACCGTGTAGTCAAATATTGTTGTGGCAGTTTTCGGAGGAATCGCGCTCGGATCTGCATCATTCAGTTCGATACGAATCGTGCTGCCTGCCGCGATTTCCGCGGTATCCGCCGTGGTAAACGTCGTGCTGAACTGCCTGCCAGAGGACGCAAGTTGTTGAACTGTCAGATCCAGATTGCCTGGAGTGGCACCGTTTGATGCGGTGGCCGTCAAGACATCTTCGTCGCTGCTCTCGGTCTTGTAGGTAAGGAATTCTTCGTCGGAAGATTCACTGCTCCCGAACAGGCCACGATTGTCGATCTCTCGGGCAGCGTCGCGCAAGGCGAGCAACTTCGTGTTCAGGTCCTGCATCAGATCTTGCTGATCTGCGACGTCGTTTCGCCGTGCTTCGAGGCGATTGAGGGGCTCGCGTTCGATCAGGAGCAGGTTTTCGATCAGCGCAGATGTATCGAGTCCCGTGGCTAAACCGGAGAAGGTCGGTCGCGAATCGGGCAGACCGCCGCCAATTGCACTCGCCATCTCGCCTCCTCCTTCTCCGCTTACACCGAAGCCCTCGGTAACAAGATGTTGCCGAGGGCCTCAGTTCTCAGGCGAGTGTCGTAACCGATCGCTGTATCGCTATTGCAGTAGCGACAAAGCACTCTGGGTCGAGACGTTTGCCTGTCCTAGAACCGAAATGCCCGCTTGTTGCAGTACTTGGTTCCTCGTCAATTCGGCCGTTTCACTTGCGAAGTCTACGTCGCGAATTCGCGATTCTGCTGCCGAGGTATTCTCGATCGCAACCGCGAGAGATCGAATCGTTGACTCGAGACGGTTCTGCACCGTACCGAAGGTTGCCCGGAGACTTGCCACAGTTGAAATCGCGCTATCGATCGTATCGAGTGTAGTCTGTGCGCCTGACTGCGTATCGATCGAGACGGATGACCCGATTCCGATTCCGGACGAAGTCGCATCGACCGCACTCACGGTGATCTGATCGCTGCTCGTATTCTGCGTTCCAATCTGAAACGTAATGGACGAAGCACCGTTAAGAATCAATTGGCCGTTGAACTGCGTCACGCTGGCAATACGAGTAATTTCCGCTGCCAGGTCGCGAAATTCGTTATCGATCGTCGTTCGTTCGCTGCTTCCGAGCGTCCCGTTGGCAGCTTGAATGGACAGCTCCCGCATACGAATGAGAATTCCACTCGTCTCATTGAGTGCACCTTCAGCGATCTGCAACAACGAAATGGCATCATTTGCGTTTCGCTGCGCTTGCCCGAGACTTCTAACCTCAGCTCGAAAACTCTCTGAAATGGCCAGCCCCGCAGCGTCATCTGCAGCGCGCGTGATGCGCAGACCAGAAGAGAGTCGCTGAAGCGATTTCGCAAGGCGCAGAGTGGTGTTGACCAGGTTGCGCTGGGCATTGATCGACGCAATGTTGTTATTGACTCTTAATCCCATGACTCTTTATCCTCCCTGAAGACCGAGCTCCCCACCTTCCTTGGTGAGGTAGTAGACAAACGTCGACCGCATTGAACACGTCATGCGCTCGGCACGTGCTCATTGGTTGCAACTGACGTGCCACTTCGTTTCCGGCTTCTTGCGCCATTGAGAACAGGCAAGATCCCATCACCAACCGGAAGCGCACCTATCATGCACAGGCAAGTACTGGCAACTGTGTTGCAGGGCGCTTGCAAAATGGATGCAGGTCGGGATTGCGCACTGAAGTGTCGTGTTTCAAGCTGCCCACCCGATCTTCATCACACCCTCGTGGTCGCGCGGTCTAGAGGCACTGATCTTGCAGTCAACCTCCTCTATGGACGCACGGACCGCATTCGCCACAGAGATCCGCAGCGGCTCTGCTCCCCAGCTTCAATGCCGATCCGTCCTGCCTGACGAGCGAGAAGCCCTGCTGGCCTGGTTGAATCGAGGATTGCGAGAAGGTCGCAAGCAACGGCTCGAAGCCGAGTTCCCCACAGCGCTGTTCTCGCAGGATCTCGCGAAGGATCTCGACAAGCACATCGTGGTTCGCTGCGGGGGCCGCCTGGCCTCTCACGTGCTGGTGCACACGATCCCAGTCGAAGCCGTAGGCCTACGCATTGAGCTGGGAATGATTGGCATGGTCTATACCGACCCGGCCTTTCGCGGTCGCGGCGCCGCACGCTACGGACTCGAGCGAGCGCTCGAGCAGTTGAAGCGACACGGCACGCCGCTTGCCATTCTCTGGAGTGATCTGGACGCGTTCTACAATCGCCTCGGGTTTGATCGGGCAGGTGTTGAGAACTTCTACTTGCTGAGTGCATCGCAATGCCGTCGCGCATTGAGTCCAAACGATGAGAACGTGAGGGTCAGGCCAGTCATCGCCTCCGACTGGCCAGAACTCGAACGTCTCTATGCCGCGAAACCCTGTCGACACCTGCGTCGGGTCGGCGATCTGGCGCGGCTCGCTGCTGGTCCCGATTGCGAAACGCTCGTGGCCATACAAGGGAGAGTCCTGACCGCTTATGCGACGATGGGACGCGGGGATGACCTCATCGGAGTCGTACACGAATGGGCAGGAGAAGCCGACGGCCTGGTCGCGTGCCTGAACCACTTCACTCGAACGCGGGCCGAGATCACCCTGCTCGAAGGCCCGGTGCACGAGACGGCGACACGTCCGCTTCGAATTACCGGCACGCGACCCCATCCCGGATCATTGGGGCTGATGCGTATTCTCGATGTCGAACAACTCTGGTCGACATTGTCCAGTGGATGTGAGTCTCTTCTGAACATTCGGCTCAGAGCCGACTCGGCCGCAAAAGATGCCTACGTGCTCGAGACGCCTCAGCGCAGTTTCAAAATGAGTCATCGGGACACGCTTTCCCTTCTCTTCGGTCCGTCGATACCTCGGGCGCTACATCTCGGACTCGACCCCGAAATCAGATTTTCGCTTCAAACGAGATTCCCCTGGCCAATGTTTCTCTGGGGCTTCGATTCGATCTAGTGGAGAGGGCCTCGCTTTGATCTGGCTTACAAGAACCGACGGCGATCAGTTCATGCTCAATGATGACCAAATCCTGTGGATCGAACCACTCCATGACACGATTGTCGTACTCCATTCGGGAGATCGTTTGCGCGTTCTCGAAAGCGGAGATGAGATCAAGGAAAGGATTATTCACTGGCGGAGAAAACTACTGGGCCTCTCCTTCTTTTCCGCCGATGAAGTCGATTCCGGAGAGTGAACAAGATGGATCGATCCAGCATCGCCGGCCTGATCATCGGGATATCCGCCCTGCTGATCGGGCAGTACATCGAGGGTGGCCACCTCGGAACCCTGTTTCGAGGCACCGCCGGCCTCATCGTGGTCGGTGGAACCCTGGGAGCCACCCTGCTTTCGGTGCCCATTGGAGACGTTCGCCGGGCGCTTCAAATCGTTCGTTCAGTGTTCTTGCGAGCGGAGTTCGCGATCGAAGATGCGATCGATCAATTTGCACAACTTGCCACCATCGCACGCAAAGACGGAATCGTTGCCCTCGAAGAACTAGCGGATGATTTCGAGGATCCATTCATGCGCCGCGCACTCGCCCATGTCATCGATGGCGTGAACGAAGCAACCCTGCGGGAGATTCTATTTACCGATATCGACATTCGGATGGAACGAGACACCGCGGCTGCGCGAGTCTTCGACATCGCCGGGGGATACGCGCCCACGATAGGAATTCTCGGCGCAGTGCTGGGTTTGATTCACGCAATGGAATCCCTTTCAGACCCAACCCAGTTGGGACACGGAATTGCGGTGGCCTTCGTGGCCACAATCTATGGCGTCGGGTTCGCCAATCTCATTCTGTTGCCGCTAGGGGCGAAGCTCCACCGCATCATCGCCCAGCGCAGGGTGTGTGAAGAGATGACGGTAGAAGGAGTCCTCGCTCTACAGGGAGGTCTCGCACCCAGCGCCGTTCGAACTCGATTGCTCTCCTGGCCGAGTATGAACAACGCGATTGAAGAAGCGCGTCTGTGAGGCGGAGGAGACGACCCTACTATAGGCCCGACAGTGATAGGTGGCTGATTTCCTACGCCGACTACGTCACGCTGCTGCTCGCACTCTTCGTCGTCCTCTACGCCATGTCCTCGGTCGACAAGGAGAGAATGCAGAGCGCCATCTCGGGCATGCGAACGGCCTTTGCCCAGACGGACAGTAGTTCCGTATCCATCGAAACCGTGATTCAAATTCCCAGAGCCAATCCGAGCGACGAGACGGACACGTCCGAAGACGACGATAGTGACATCTCGTACGTGATCCTGCGCGATCGTCTGGAAACTACTCTCGAAGAACAGACGGGAACAGATAGCGACGCTGCGGGCATGCGAACCCACCGCAGCGATCGAGGACTCGTCATCTCGCTTGCGGCAAAAGACTTCTTCCATCCGGGAGATACTGAGATCCTCAGGGAAGCGCTGGGCCCGCTCAACGCGATCGGCTCGGTGCTTGCGCTGTCTACGCAACTCATTCGCATCGAGGGTCATACCGACAACACGCCGATCAACACCGAACGGTTTCCATCCAACTGGGAGCTTTCGACGGCTCGGGCTTCTGCGGTAGCCCGGCATTTGATCAAGCACCTCCAGATTGCACCGCGTCGCATCGGCGCATCGGGTTACGCGGAATTTCAACCGATCGCACCAAACGACAGCCCTGAGAATCGAGCGCTCAATCGCCGCATCGACATTGTCGTCCTCAAGACTGCACAGGAGCAGGTTGAACAACCCGAGATCGACGAACTGGAAGCTAGGTCTCCGCTTCAAACGCTTCTTGAACAACTGCCTCCGCTGTCGGAATAGCGCCGCTGTTTCCGCAGCCATCGAAGCGGGCCCTGAGTGGATCGCTGCGAACGAGAATCTCAGTCGCGATCGACGGGAAGCACCAATCGCGTAACCACCAGGTCGTCCAAAGTCTCCACGCTGATCTGACCCCCGTGATCTTCTGCGATGTCGCGACTCAGTCGGACATGCTCAGCACGCAAGCATTCGGCCGCTAAATCCGAAGGCCGGGAGCACTTGTCGCCGCTGGTGTCGAGCTGACCGCTTCTATCGTCGATCAAGTCGACGCTCACTTCGATAATGACCTGGCTCCCTCGAAGATCGGCCTGGATCGCGACCGCACTTTCGGGGGTCGCGATGGCCAACGCGCGAGCCAACATGTCAATCAGCAGACACTCTATTCGCAACCGCTGACATCGCATGGGCGGAATATCTGAAACACGAACTTCGATACCGTGCTCGACGGTTTCGCGTCGCACAACCACGGCCAATGCTCGTTCGATCACGTCCGAGACATTGATCCAATACATCGGTGCCGTTTCGCCAAGTGCCAATTCGTGAAAGTCTGCGCCGATCAATTGCAGGCGAGACGTTCCTTCTTCGACGTCATCGATCAACGGCCCGAGATCTGCGAGAAACTCGCGAAACTGATTCGCATCGGCAGTCGCCAGCGCTGCCCTCAGGTCATGCGCCTCACTGCTCTCGAATTCACTGGGAAGTCTCTCCATCAAGGCTCGAGCGGTTTCGACCAGGGTGCCGATGACGTTCTGCATGGATTCAACTTCGTCGCGTACGCTGCGGAGATTCGAAAGTACGTAGCTGACCGGGTCCGTCGCCCGTTCCGCGATGCTAGTGGCCATTTCGAAGACGGTCTCGCGACCCGCCCCCGCAATGATGCGTCGCTCCATTTCTCGACCTTGGCGTGCGCCTGCCGAGAGATCGCGCTGTAGGCCTCCGATCTTGGCTTCGTGATTGGCGATCTCCCCAAGACGCATGAGAAGGGCACCCACATCGTCCGCCAGTCGGGATAGCTCACGAGTCTGTCCGCCCGAAAACCAGTGTCCGGAGCAATCACCCATCTCGATGACGCCAATGGAGCGCCCTTCGCTGAGGACGGGAACCCACAGGAACGACGAGAGCGATCCGCAGGATGTTTCGCGGCCCAACACATCGCATCGACTGAGGGATTCACGCGCCGTTCGTTCGACCCATTCGGCTTCGGCAATCGACATTTCTGTGCCACGTGCCGCGGCAACAAAGAGAACTTCGGAGCCGGGGTCCGCGAGAAACAACGCACTCTGCTGGGCCGGGAAAAAGTGCTGAAGAATTCGCAGGATTTCACTTGCGACACTCTCGCGACTACATGGGGACTCGAGCAAGGCATTGAAATGCAGAAGCCATGCGCGCAGTTCTCCTGCGGCATCGGCTGAACTCTTCGGCGACGCAGCTCGTCTGTCCGAGTGCGATTCGCGCTCCGCGTTAGGGCCGACCGGCGCATCTGCGCCAGATCGCGCCGCGACCCCATGGGTCAGCTCTCTGAACATGGCATTCGCCATCCTCACTTCCTCATGCCACCAAACCGCTCGGCGTTCATCGACGTGCGACCCGCCCTACCCTCGTGTCTTATTCGATCGCTTCTTGCAGCTGTTCGGTTTCGGCAGCCTGGGGCTGAGCCTTGGGATCCAACGCGGGAATTTCTTCGCGGGTCGAATACCGAGGATCGTCCAGGATTACCTGAGCTGCACGGCGCGCGTCGCGGTTGATTACGATCGGAGCACTCAGGTTCAGCGATACCTTGGAGCCGTAAAAACTCGCGAACACCACGATCTCGAGATGATCAGAATTCGAGATATCCAGGCCCTTGAGGTGCCGCGTAGCTATCGCCGGGTCATATCCCGGAAAGAAGTGCCACGGGTTGGCAATCACGAACGCCAATTTCGGATCGTCGAGGGATACGAGCCACGAAAAGCTCTCGGTTTCGCTGTGATCCATTACCGCGAAGCGTGTTGCATTGGCAAAGCCCGGAAGCCCGCTGAAGTGCAGAACCGCTTTGTCATCGACTTCGATGCGACCAAAGCGACTCGTCTCGATTGAGAGAGTTTCACCCATCTTGTCCACCTTTCCTTTTGAGTGCGCTTTCGCGCAATCGTGTCACTGCGTTGCGAACGGCTGCATCGCGCGAACCCGCCGCAGCCAAATTGGCTGACGCAATCCGGTCGTACACCTCTTCCCTCAGAATCTCGACGCTTTCTGGGGCATCGATCGCGACGCGAACCTGTCCTGCTGAACAGGCCACCATCGTGATTCGAATGTGGTCGTCAATTCTGAGGCTTTCACCTTGCCTACGTGTCAACACAAGCATCTTGCTCTCCGTTACAGGAAGCTCAGTAGATTGGTTTGCAGAATGCGTGACGTGACTTCTATCGAGCCCCGGAGCGCTGCTTCTTGTTGCACCAGGGATGAGAAGACTTCGATACTGTCGGCATTCTCGAGTTGAGACAGTTGCTCTTGAAGCAACGCGTCGCGGTCAATATGTCGTCGCTCCCAGAGCTCGGCTTGGGTAGCCGATGCACCGACGCTGGTTCTCTCTGCACTCAATTCGTTGAGCGCGGTATTGATTCGATCGGTAATGGCTGCAACAGCGGCCTGATCGTTGGTGTCGAGCGCCGTCCACAGGTCTTCGATGATCTCGAAGAGGTTCTCGCCACCGCCGGCTCCGCTGAAAACGCGATCACCCCGGAGCGTCACCTGCAGATCAACTCCCTCGTCGATCGCGATCCGGATCTCGTTCGTATCTCCAGAGAACGTCACAGTGGGTGCTGGAGAGCCCGATACGAAAGCGCCGCTTACGGCAAATGGATCCGCGTCGGTGGCAAAGCCCGCGAACACCCGCCCCCCCCCCGAATCGCGTAAGTTTGATTCGCGCATCAATTGTCCGTGGAGTTGCACGATCTCCTGCGCCAGTAGTTTGCGACTGTTGGAATCCTGGGTCCCATTGGCTCCCTGTATCGCGAGTACCCTGGCGCGAACCAGCGTCTGGTAGGTGCCGTCGATGGCTGCTTCTGTCGTACTGACACGTAAACGGCTGGACGTGA
This window harbors:
- a CDS encoding flagellin FliC, with translation MGLRVNNNIASINAQRNLVNTTLRLAKSLQRLSSGLRITRAADDAAGLAISESFRAEVRSLGQAQRNANDAISLLQIAEGALNETSGILIRMRELSIQAANGTLGSSERTTIDNEFRDLAAEITRIASVTQFNGQLILNGASSITFQIGTQNTSSDQITVSAVDATSSGIGIGSSVSIDTQSGAQTTLDTIDSAISTVASLRATFGTVQNRLESTIRSLAVAIENTSAAESRIRDVDFASETAELTRNQVLQQAGISVLGQANVSTQSALSLLQ
- the flgL gene encoding flagellar hook-associated protein FlgL; translated protein: MRITNTMMYRFGVHNAQEQRARLAEIQERASTLKDINRPSDDPVGVRAVTLIRDGLAQIAQFRQNITSSRLRVSTTEAAIDGTYQTLVRARVLAIQGANGTQDSNSRKLLAQEIVQLHGQLMRESNLRDSGGGRVFAGFATDADPFAVSGAFVSGSPAPTVTFSGDTNEIRIAIDEGVDLQVTLRGDRVFSGAGGGENLFEIIEDLWTALDTNDQAAVAAITDRINTALNELSAERTSVGASATQAELWERRHIDRDALLQEQLSQLENADSIEVFSSLVQQEAALRGSIEVTSRILQTNLLSFL
- a CDS encoding flagellar assembly protein FliW, whose product is MGETLSIETSRFGRIEVDDKAVLHFSGLPGFANATRFAVMDHSETESFSWLVSLDDPKLAFVIANPWHFFPGYDPAIATRHLKGLDISNSDHLEIVVFASFYGSKVSLNLSAPIVINRDARRAAQVILDDPRYSTREEIPALDPKAQPQAAETEQLQEAIE
- a CDS encoding OmpA family protein, producing MRRRRRPYYRPDSDRWLISYADYVTLLLALFVVLYAMSSVDKERMQSAISGMRTAFAQTDSSSVSIETVIQIPRANPSDETDTSEDDDSDISYVILRDRLETTLEEQTGTDSDAAGMRTHRSDRGLVISLAAKDFFHPGDTEILREALGPLNAIGSVLALSTQLIRIEGHTDNTPINTERFPSNWELSTARASAVARHLIKHLQIAPRRIGASGYAEFQPIAPNDSPENRALNRRIDIVVLKTAQEQVEQPEIDELEARSPLQTLLEQLPPLSE
- the fliD gene encoding flagellar filament capping protein FliD: MASAIGGGLPDSRPTFSGLATGLDTSALIENLLLIEREPLNRLEARRNDVADQQDLMQDLNTKLLALRDAAREIDNRGLFGSSESSDEEFLTYKTESSDEDVLTATASNGATPGNLDLTVQQLASSGRQFSTTFTTADTAEIAAGSTIRIELNDADPSAIPPKTATTIFDYTVGQDGITLAALKALINSDVNNEDNITAEIVQIADDEFRLVLTGNNEGEEADFTLSGTAISVDASLTHAATNAEFTVSGLSLTRNSNTITDVLAGLTFELKGLSEIENLAEVTADPSIDPIYEKVSLDIDVDDEAIATTIKSFISKFNDVMTFINNQQKVDKATKRNGPLGNDSTLRTIKARLLNAIGRRFNFTSAPNNPFTSAAAIGLEFKEGGKLTLDKDKLIEALERNTLAVRRLFSGSVEVDVNGEPIQVPRRDGNGDIIEGTLVDSFEEGLATGIASLLKPVVRVGDGLLAIRDQGFDARLKGFDDSIDRFTRRLGKRQETLIAQFTRLEQIVASFNAQSGFLLGLGIGSRR
- a CDS encoding GNAT family N-acetyltransferase, with the translated sequence MDARTAFATEIRSGSAPQLQCRSVLPDEREALLAWLNRGLREGRKQRLEAEFPTALFSQDLAKDLDKHIVVRCGGRLASHVLVHTIPVEAVGLRIELGMIGMVYTDPAFRGRGAARYGLERALEQLKRHGTPLAILWSDLDAFYNRLGFDRAGVENFYLLSASQCRRALSPNDENVRVRPVIASDWPELERLYAAKPCRHLRRVGDLARLAAGPDCETLVAIQGRVLTAYATMGRGDDLIGVVHEWAGEADGLVACLNHFTRTRAEITLLEGPVHETATRPLRITGTRPHPGSLGLMRILDVEQLWSTLSSGCESLLNIRLRADSAAKDAYVLETPQRSFKMSHRDTLSLLFGPSIPRALHLGLDPEIRFSLQTRFPWPMFLWGFDSI
- the csrA gene encoding carbon storage regulator CsrA; this encodes MLVLTRRQGESLRIDDHIRITMVACSAGQVRVAIDAPESVEILREEVYDRIASANLAAAGSRDAAVRNAVTRLRESALKRKGGQDG
- a CDS encoding flagellar motor protein, whose protein sequence is MDRSSIAGLIIGISALLIGQYIEGGHLGTLFRGTAGLIVVGGTLGATLLSVPIGDVRRALQIVRSVFLRAEFAIEDAIDQFAQLATIARKDGIVALEELADDFEDPFMRRALAHVIDGVNEATLREILFTDIDIRMERDTAAARVFDIAGGYAPTIGILGAVLGLIHAMESLSDPTQLGHGIAVAFVATIYGVGFANLILLPLGAKLHRIIAQRRVCEEMTVEGVLALQGGLAPSAVRTRLLSWPSMNNAIEEARL
- a CDS encoding flagellar FlbD family protein, translating into MIWLTRTDGDQFMLNDDQILWIEPLHDTIVVLHSGDRLRVLESGDEIKERIIHWRRKLLGLSFFSADEVDSGE